From a single Rutidosis leptorrhynchoides isolate AG116_Rl617_1_P2 chromosome 5, CSIRO_AGI_Rlap_v1, whole genome shotgun sequence genomic region:
- the LOC139848800 gene encoding uncharacterized protein produces the protein MLDLKAFDDKAWKYLADIPPQQWSRSHFTGRAVCDVLLSNMCELFNRWIVDGRDKPIITCLEFIRTYLMKRIDNTQNMIMKSDGVLNPKATRVFDMIKKEASKYSVIYNGSRMFQVTGPNNDQMVVDMGQESCACRKWEVTGMPCKHVIAYIWNMRANDPKVPRPEEWVNQVHYRKRWFDTYQHAIIPLNGRDMWPKSSVTIPILPPTKIATAGRPKKSRRKGLLENDDIVSGGKLSKKGQVTKCGIWKGIGHNRRGCPTGGPKTGETSGSKRKTVHN, from the coding sequence ATGCTTGATCTAAAAGCATTTGATGATAAAGCTTGGAAGTATTTGGCTGATATACCTCCTCAACAATGGTCTAGAAGTCATTTTACAGGTAGGGCAGTTTGTGATGTGTTATTGAGCAACATGTGTGAATTGTTTAATAGGTGGATAGTAGATGGAAGAGATAAGCCTATTATAACTTGCTTGGAGTTCATCAGGACTTACTTAATGAAGAGAATTGATAATACTCAGAATATGATAATGAAGTCAGATGGTGTTTTAAATCCAAAAGCAACTAGGGTGTTTGATATGATTAAAAAAGAAGCCAGCAAGTATAGTGTGATATATAATGGTAGTAGGATGTTCCAAGTCACTGGACCAAATAATGATCAAATGGTTGTTGACATGGGTCAAGAATCATGTGCTTGTAGAAAATGGGAAGTAACAGGTATGCCATGTAAACATGTAATAGCTTACATATGGAATATGAGAGCTAATGATCCAAAAGTTCCAAGACCAGAAGAATGGGTAAACCAAGTTCATTATAGAAAAAGATGGTTTGACACTTACCAACATGCAATTATTCCATTGAATGGAAGGGATATGTGGCCAAAGTCAAGTGTGACAATACCTATCCTCCCACCTACAAAGATTGCTACTGCAGGGAGGCCAAAGAAGAGTAGAAGAAAGGGTTTGCTTGAAAATGATGATATAGTATCTGGTGGTAAGTTATCAAAGAAGGGCCAGGTTACAAAATGTGGAATATGGAAAGGTATTGGCCATAACAGGAGGGGTTGCCCAACAGGTGGTCCAAAAACAGGTGAAACTAGTGGATCCAAGAGGAAGACGGTGCATAATTAG